In one window of Nakamurella alba DNA:
- a CDS encoding DUF3052 domain-containing protein: MSGASGSAAVAARLGLSQGDTVGEIGYDEDVDHDLREAVEDLIGSELLDEDTDEVLDAVLVWWREEDGDVTDGLVDAITLLADNGVIWLLTPKTGTPGYIDASEIGEATRTAGLAQTTTVPTGGPWMIARIARAKQSRPRR; encoded by the coding sequence GTGAGTGGGGCTTCGGGGTCGGCGGCGGTCGCCGCCCGGCTGGGCCTGTCCCAGGGGGACACGGTGGGCGAGATCGGGTACGACGAGGACGTCGACCACGACCTGCGGGAGGCCGTCGAGGACCTGATCGGCAGCGAGCTCCTGGACGAGGACACCGACGAGGTGCTGGACGCCGTCCTGGTGTGGTGGCGCGAGGAGGACGGCGACGTCACCGACGGGCTGGTCGACGCCATCACCCTGCTCGCCGACAACGGCGTGATCTGGCTGCTCACCCCCAAGACCGGCACCCCCGGCTACATCGACGCGAGCGAGATCGGCGAGGCCACCCGGACCGCCGGGCTCGCGCAGACCACCACGGTGCCCACCGGCGGCCCGTGGATGATCGCCCGGATCGCCCGGGCGAAGCAGAGCCGGCCGAGGCGCTAG
- a CDS encoding peroxiredoxin, producing MTIAVGDTAPDFTLSDAYRNAVTLSSFRGEKAVLVVFYPFAFSGVCTTELCAVRDDLSSFENDSVQILAISTDPIPTLKAWAEVQEYTFPLLSDFWPHGAVSQAYGVFFEKAGMPLRGTFLVDTTGVVRFAEVNQPGEARDQSAWKRALAELAPAV from the coding sequence ATGACCATCGCAGTGGGCGACACCGCTCCTGACTTCACCCTCTCCGACGCCTACCGCAACGCGGTGACGCTGAGTTCGTTCCGCGGCGAGAAGGCCGTGCTGGTGGTGTTCTACCCGTTCGCCTTCTCCGGGGTGTGCACCACCGAGCTGTGCGCCGTCCGCGACGACCTGAGCTCCTTCGAGAACGACTCCGTGCAGATCCTGGCCATCTCCACCGACCCGATCCCGACCCTGAAGGCCTGGGCCGAGGTGCAGGAGTACACCTTCCCGCTGCTGTCCGACTTCTGGCCGCACGGCGCCGTGTCCCAGGCCTACGGCGTCTTCTTCGAGAAGGCCGGTATGCCGCTGCGCGGGACCTTCCTCGTCGACACCACAGGCGTCGTCCGCTTCGCCGAGGTCAACCAGCCCGGTGAGGCCCGAGATCAGTCCGCCTGGAAGCGCGCACTGGCCGAACTGGCCCCCGCGGTCTGA